A window of the Henckelia pumila isolate YLH828 chromosome 3, ASM3356847v2, whole genome shotgun sequence genome harbors these coding sequences:
- the LOC140886855 gene encoding uncharacterized protein: MELVVARFQRLNPPTFSGDEGSEKAESWLRAMNNLFGLVHNNSERRVTMVVLQLKDTAERWWEAMRTALVEADKPVTWDVFCSKFRQEYAPPSFVAEKTSEFFNLVQGDLSAAEYARKLSSLFTYVPHIASKDGAKLEKFMEGLNQNLYSLVLASNPVDYADAVDKAIRQEAGLRRSRPQYTMQAPSGSAPFSANTSFAPQQSFQQPRPQRFKPKGKQFKKKSFRTSSSSGSSRGGGSSWVPRESCNKCGGRHSSDQCIGVQGVCRTCGQPGHYAKVCPSGGGQQHQSSQFSQFPRAPAPRPFTPQFTPQPSFSQPRGPPQQQFPGPQQARVHALTHDQAQDAPGGVIAGICFIFDHPARILIDTGASHSFLSAAFIVEHEIATTLLIDPVSVSTPAGVYLRSREIVINCVIRFDESIMITNLIKLSMSDFDCIIGMDTLTNYQATVDCFHGVVRFRPYVGGKWNFYGDDSRSRIPLVSAMQMFGLLSAGNEGYLIYAVDATQDKGLKVSDIPVVEEFPDVFLEEIPGFPPQREIDFSIDLMPGANPISKAPYRIAPAELKELKEQLQDLLEKGYIRPSMSPWGAPILFVKKKDGSMRMCIDYRQLNQITVKNKYPLPRIDDLFDQLQGTSV, from the coding sequence ATGGAGTTGGTGGTCGCTAGATTTCAAAGATTGAATCCACCCACCTTCAGTGGAGATGAAGGCAGTGAAAAAGCTGAATCTTGGTTGAGAGCCATGAACAACCTGTTCGGGTTGGTGCACAATAATTCTGAACGAAGGGTAACAATGGTGGTTCTACAACTGAAAGATACTGCTGAACGTTGGTGGGAGGCTATGAGAACAGCTCTGGTTGAGGCTGATAAACCTGTTACTTGGGATGTTTTCTGCTCCAAGTTCCGACAAGAATATGCTCCACCTTCTTTTGTGGCAGAGAAAACATCTGAGTTCTTCAATCTGGTTCAAGGTGATTTGAGTGCTGCAGAGTATGCCAGAAAGCTGTCTTCATTGTTTACTTATGTGCCACACATTGCTTCTAAAGATGGGGCTAAActtgaaaagtttatggaaggaCTAAATCAGAATCTTTACTCCTTGGTCTTGGCCAGCAACCCAGTTGATTATGCTGATGCGGTTGACAAAGCCATCAGACAGGAAGCAGGGTTAAGAAGGAGTCGACCGCAGTATACTATGCAAGCACCCTCTGGCAGTGCACCATTTTCAGCAAACACCTCTTTTGCACCTCAGCAATCATTTCAGCAACCTAGGCCGCAGAGATTTAAGCCTAAGGGAAAACAATTCAAGAAAAAGTCATTTAGAACTTCCTCTAGTTCTGGTAGTTCTCGTGGTGGGGGATCTTCATGGGTTCCTAGAGAGTCTTGCAATAAGTGTGGAGGAAGGCATTCATCCGATCAGTGCATAGGAGTTCAGGGAGTCTGTCGTACTTGTGGCCAACCAGGACATTATGCAAAGGTTTGTCCTAGTGGGGGAGGACAGCAGCATCAGTCTTCTCAGTTTAGCCAGTTTCCTCGAGCTCCAGCTCCTAGACCTTTCACTCCTCAGTTTACGCCGCAACCCAGTTTCTCCCAGCCGAGAGGTCCTCCTCAGCAGCAGTTCCCAGGGCCTCAGCAGGCTAGAGTTCATGCATTGACTCACGACCAGGCTCAGGATGCACCTGGAGGGGTTATAGCAGGTATATGTTTTATCTTTGATCATCCTGCTCGTATATTGATAGACACaggagcatctcattcatttttatctgcTGCATTTATTGTTGAGCATGAGATTGCTACTACCTTGTTGATTGATCCAGTGTCTGTGTCTACCCCTGCCGGTGTGTATTTGAGGTCGCGTGAGATAGTGATAAACTGTGTAATCCGTTTCGATGAAAGCATTATGATAACCAACTTGATTAAGTTgtctatgtctgattttgattgtattatcggaATGGATACTTTGACCAACTATCAAGCtacagttgactgttttcatGGAGTAGTAAGATTCCGACCGTATGTTGGTGGCAAATGGAATTTTTATGGTGATGATTCTCGATCCCGTATTCCTTTAGTGTCAGCCATGCAGATGTTTGGGTTATTGTCTGCTGGGAATGAAGGGTATTTGATCTATGCAGTAGATGCTACTCAAGACAAGGGATTGAAGGTTTCAGATATTCCAGTGGTTGAGGAATTTCCTGACGTATTTCTCGAAGAGATTCCAGGCTTTCCGCCTCAAAGGGAAATAGATTTTAGTATTGATTTGATGCCAGGAGCAAATCCAATTTccaaagcaccttatcgaatagctccagcagaattgaaagaattaaaagaacagttgcaggatcttctgGAGAAAGGTTACATCAGGCCAAGTATGtcgccttggggagctcctatactgtttgtgaaaaagaaagatggatcgatgaggATGTGCATTGATTACCGTCAGTTAAATCAgatcacagtgaagaataaataCCCATTACCACGCATtgacgatctgtttgatcagttgcaaggtACGTCTGTGTAA